In Oscillospiraceae bacterium, one DNA window encodes the following:
- a CDS encoding class B sortase — translation MKKTLIILLIIFIIIFIASLILIGLNIKSRNNDIIAFEKLSHLVKAPLPKVTLENGYEPSADTNQPNNTASSASNTDNTQQTDKLNLQPLFDMNKDCAGWITVPGTKIDYPVMHTPDEPNKYFRRNFSGKYSVSGVPYIFETCTESSTNLIIFGHNMLNGTMFAGLLNYQNKSFFDLNRCIEYQTANGSVIYEIFCVAVIDDTDSWYAFTQARDEREFDKRISDIKSRSIHFSNNPPAFGDRLITLSTCYNRTGPKRLIVIAKSGE, via the coding sequence ATGAAAAAAACACTTATTATCCTGCTGATAATCTTTATCATTATATTCATAGCTTCACTTATACTTATAGGATTGAATATCAAAAGCCGCAACAATGACATTATTGCTTTTGAAAAGTTATCGCATCTTGTGAAAGCTCCTTTGCCCAAGGTCACACTTGAAAACGGTTATGAACCGTCGGCAGACACCAATCAGCCGAATAATACCGCTTCAAGCGCTTCAAACACAGATAACACACAACAAACTGACAAATTAAATCTCCAGCCATTATTCGATATGAACAAGGACTGTGCAGGCTGGATAACCGTTCCGGGTACAAAAATAGACTACCCCGTCATGCACACACCGGATGAGCCAAATAAATACTTTCGCAGAAATTTCAGCGGAAAGTACAGTGTATCGGGCGTTCCGTACATTTTTGAGACCTGCACCGAAAGCAGTACAAATCTTATAATATTCGGTCACAACATGCTCAACGGAACCATGTTTGCAGGGCTTTTGAACTACCAAAACAAGAGTTTCTTTGATTTAAACCGCTGTATTGAATACCAAACGGCAAACGGGTCGGTCATATACGAGATATTCTGCGTTGCGGTAATTGACGACACCGACAGCTGGTACGCCTTTACTCAAGCACGTGACGAAAGAGAGTTTGACAAAAGAATATCCGATATCAAAAGCCGTTCGATACACTTCTCCAATAATCCCCCCGCCTTCGGCGACAGACTTATAACCCTTTCCACCTGCTACAACCGGACCGGTCCTAAAAGGCTTATTGTTATTGCAAAGTCCGGTGAATAA